From Manduca sexta isolate Smith_Timp_Sample1 chromosome 21, JHU_Msex_v1.0, whole genome shotgun sequence, the proteins below share one genomic window:
- the LOC119189994 gene encoding LOW QUALITY PROTEIN: nucleoporin NDC1-like (The sequence of the model RefSeq protein was modified relative to this genomic sequence to represent the inferred CDS: inserted 1 base in 1 codon), translating to MVTKNDIFSHRLIISVLWNIAMQILLAIVLVWLIQIDLVHPMTWISSTISYIFSWKMFFNIILLGLVSFFQAYIYGSYYMTPMPKYFTRFSMFMNIFSLQNFILSILYALSGYFTMSLYSSLSKTDILKKKCVTYDGQCLVESGLFIQFGGMWMGLYYLMNVHVFNVSTLVFSHMYQGKFQQMKLAINNILSLGFKNSIPPVIYYCLFYYVWGNKPRSAVSEVYNSYLEDPPLDNIFNLFRSGIWISLWLYTSLFLISMYIMKSTFNFILTEPMNFPIESNTHMTIYDALSQRYQFCEYLGAQDLKIMSLSDPARRLQIFTLSQPGGHPKNWNNLLDQCLHIINDFSRQLDTLNHNEQQEIEVSNRITXLNARPHSDRSYDGIRNMAHSPELLHLKNHNKTPAEDSFAVIMEDECKNILNRICQMPGISFFFGELTDTKLKYLLVQAQPVVWVCEGLAFMAAASLKEDKYGVVQNDLAKVITALINLKQNLEKLTKPGLMSRKHVLNDAYAIKMRAALFSSVKRSIYKLVITFSKYMHEIPLDRDVQLAIQPYLLLKEA from the exons ATGGTTAcgaaaaatgatatattttccCACAGATTGATTATTTCAGTATTATGGAACATTGCTATGCAAATTCTACTTGCTATTGTGTTAGTTTGGCTAATTCAAATCGACTTGGTACATCCGATGACATGGATATCTTCTACAATCAGCTACATTTTTAGTTGGAAAATGTTCTTTAACATAATACTCCTGGGATTGGTTTCATTTTTCCAAGCTTATATATACGGGAGTTACTACATGACACCAATGCCTAAATATTTCACCAGATTTTCTATGTTCATGAATATATTTTCACTGCAGAATTTTATATTGAGCATTCTGTATGCCCTGAGCGGTTATTTTACTATGAGCCTATATTCATCTCTGTCTAAAACCgatatattgaagaaaaaatgtGTAACATATGACGGGCAGTGCCTTGTCGAGTCAGGCTTGTTCATTCAGTTTGGTGGGATGTGGATGGGGTTGTACTACTTAATGAATGTCCACGTATTTAATGTGAGTACGCTGGTGTTCTCTCACATGTACCAGGGTAAATTCCAACAGATGAAACTGGCCATAAACAATATACTCTCTCTAGGATTCAAGAACTCCATACCACCTGTTATATATTACTGCTTGTTCTACTATGTTTGGGGAAATAAGCCAAGAAGCGCTGTCTCAGAAGTGTACAATTCATATCTGGAAGATCCTCCTCTTGATAACATATTCAATTTATTCAGATCTGGAATCTGGATTTCCTTGTGGTTGTACACCAGTCTATTTCTCATTTCGATGTACATCATGAAAAGCACATTTAACTTTATACTTACAGAACCTATGAATTTCCCCATTGAGTCTAACACCCATATGACAATATATGATGCATTGTCCCAGAGATATCAATTTTGCGAATATTTAGGGGCACAGGATTTGAAAATAATGTCACTGAGTGATCCTGCACGGAGATTGCAAATATTCACACTGTCGCAACCAGGTGGACATCCCAAGAACTGGAATAATTTATTGGACCAGTGTTTGCACATTATTAATGATTTCAGTCGTCAATTGGATACCCTTAACCACAATGAACAACAAGAAATTGAGGTATCTAAtcgaataa ttttaaatgcaaGACCTCATTCTGACAGATCCTATGATGGTATAAGAAATATGGCCCATTCACCAGAGTTGCTTCAtcttaaaaatcataataaaaccccAGCTGAAGATTCATTTGCTGTTATTATGGAAGATGagtgtaaaaatatacttaataggATATGCCAAATGCCAGGCATAAGCTTTTTCTTTGGTGAGCTTACTGATACAAAGTTGAAATATCTCCTTGTACAAGCCCAGCCTGTAGTATGGGTATGTGAAGGTTTGGCCTTTATGGCAGCAGCCTCTTtaaaagaagataaatatgGTGTTGTACAAAACGACTTGGCAAAAGTGATTACCGCCTTAATTAATCtcaaacaaaatttagaaaaattaacaaaaccaGGTTTGATGTCCAGGAAACATGTGCTTAATGATGCATATGCTATAAAAATGAGGGCAGCACTGTTTTCTTCTGTCAAAaggagtatatataaattagtaATCACATTTTCGAAGTATATGCATGAAATTCCATTAGACCGAGATGTTCAACTTGCCATACAGCCATATCTGTTATTAAAAGAAGCTTaa